The Thalassolituus oleivorans MIL-1 genome includes the window CTTTGTTGAGAACGCTATTCTGAAAGCCCGCCACGCCTGCGCAATTACTGGTTTACCAGCCTTAGCAGATGATTCGGGTTTAGAAGTTGATGCCTTACAGGGCGCACCGGGTATATACAGTGCGCGCTATTCTGGCCAAGGCGACAGCGCGAATAATGAAAAATTGTTAACGGCATTAGTGGGTATTCCAGAAGCACAACGCACGGCCCGTTTTCAGTGCGTGCTCGTCTACATGCGCCATGCCGAAGACCCGACACCACAAGTATTTCAAGGCTGCTGGGAAGGCCGAATTGTTAACCAAGCGGCCGGGTCTGAAGGCTTTGGTTATGACCCCGTGTTCTATGTGCCGAGTGAAGGCTGTACCGCCGCGAGCCTAAGCAAAGAGCAAAAAAATCAGCTATCCCATCGCGGCCAAGCGATTAAAGAAGTATTGCAACGCTGGCGTCCATAACAATGCCAGTTATTTATATCGCAGCCCAATAGTCGGCTGCACTCCCCTTTATAACAGCGACACAATAGGCACATTTCCTTGGATATTTTAGAACAACTCGAAAGCAAAGTTTTAGACGCTATTTATGCATTAGAAACACTGCGCAGCGAACGTGACAACTTAACAAAAGAACTAGAAGAAGGCTGCGAAGAACTCGCTCAACTGCGCATGAAGCTAGCCGATGCAGATACCCAGCTTTTTGAAGCAGCAGAGCGTTTAGAACATCGCGATACTGCACTGACGGCATTGCAGCAACAACTAGAATCAGCGAAAAAAGACAACGTGCGCCTAGCTCACGAAAAAAGCGAACAGGACGCGAAAATAGCAGCGTTACTAGAAGCCATCGAGCAGTCGGTAACGGCCTGAAAGTCTGATGACACTGCCACCTCTAAGCCTCTACATTCATGTTCCTTGGTGTATACGCAAATGCCCTTATTGTGATTTTAACTCACACAAAGCAGACGCTAACCTACCTGAAGCTGAAT containing:
- the rdgB gene encoding RdgB/HAM1 family non-canonical purine NTP pyrophosphatase, producing the protein MTTKIVLASGNAGKLREFSAMFAQHFADANVELIPQTTLGVDDAEETGLSFVENAILKARHACAITGLPALADDSGLEVDALQGAPGIYSARYSGQGDSANNEKLLTALVGIPEAQRTARFQCVLVYMRHAEDPTPQVFQGCWEGRIVNQAAGSEGFGYDPVFYVPSEGCTAASLSKEQKNQLSHRGQAIKEVLQRWRP